Part of the Leptolyngbya sp. KIOST-1 genome, GGGGCGGAACCCACCCCCGAGCAGAGCCTGATCGCCGACATCCAGAACCGGGTCAGCAACATTAGCCGCTCCTACGGGGCGGGGCTGATTCAGTCGGTGGAGGTCAACCTGCCGGAGAATACGCTGGGGGTCAACGTGGCTGAGGCCTGGTACGGGCTGCTCTCTAGCCAGCAGGACGAGGTGGCCCAGGACATTTTTGCCCAGGCCCAGGGGCTAAATTTTGGCACCCTGCAGCTGCGTGACCCCGACGGGGCTGTGGTGGCCCGCAACCCGGTGGTGGGGCCGAATATGGTGGTTCTGCGGCGGCTGAGATCGCTGGATGCCGATTGGCGGATGCAGTAGGGAGTGGGTGCGTAGGTGGGTGTAGACGCGGGGTGGCTTCTGTTCTCTTCAACGTGATTTGGGGAGCGGAGTAGAAATCTTTTGGGAGTAATGCAATGGCCGGGCAACGGGTGAGGGGGCGGGCGCTGGTCCTGGGCGGTCTGAGCCTGGGGGCAATGCTGCTGGCTGGGCTGCCGGTGCAGGCAGCGGAGGCGATTTTCTTTCGCTACGGCCCGGTGGAGCGATCGGTGCAGACCCGTTCGCTTGAAACCTTGATTGAGTCGGGGCAGCTCACCGACGACCTGGCCTTTTACGTCAACCTGGTGGGGCTCAGCGAGGTCGAGGTTGAGCAGCTGCGGCAAAATCTCGATCGCCCCCTGGAGGTAGACGGGGTGCTGCTGTCGCGCTTTCTCTACACCAGTCTGGGGGAAGAGCTGCTGGAACAGGTGGGCAGCATTTTGCGGACCCGGGTGGGCGACAACGGCAAGCTGTCGCTGCGGGCAGCCCTGATTCAGGCGGCGACTTCGCCGGAGGGGCTGTCGGCCATCAATGTGGTGCGATCGCTGCCCACGGACATGCAGATCAATGTGCAAGATGCCATGGCCGTCGCCAATGCCGTCGATCGCATCGTCCTTGCCACCACCGACTCTGTGACCCAGATGGGGGCTCTGACGGCCCAGCGGACCGCCCAGGAGCAGCCGATTGACTATGCCCGCCTGGCGGACTTGACCGCCCCGGGTTCTGCCAGGGTGCAGATTCAGCGGTTTAACCTGACCGACACCCAGCGTCAGCGCCAGCTCTACATGGATGTGGTGCGCCCCCGGCAGTGGCGGGGGCAGGCCCCGGTAATGGTGTTTTCCCACGGGTTGAGCGCCAGCCCCGAGTCCCGGCACCGGTGGGCCAGCCACCTCGCCTCCCACGGCATTGTGGTGGTGCTGCCCCAGCATCCGGGCAGCGATACCCGGCAGGTGGCGGAGTTTCAGGCTGGCCTCAGCTCTGACGTGTTTGATTTGCAAGAATTTATCCATCGCCCCCTCGACATCAGCTTTGTGCTCGACCAGCTAGAGCAGCTCAACGCCACCGAGTTTGAGGGGCGGCTCAACCTGGAGCAGGTGGGGGTTGGGGGTCACTCCCTGGGGGGCTACACCGCCCTGGCGGTGGCGGGGGCCGAGATCAGCTTTGACCACCTGGAGTCGGCGTGCAACCGCAGCCTCATTCACCTCAATATTTCGCTGCTGCTGCAGTGCCAGGCCCTGGACCTGCCCCGGCAGCCCTACCGCTTTCGAGATCCGCGCATCAACTCGGTGCTGCTGGTCAACCCGGTCAACAGCAGTGTGTTTGGCCCAGAGGGGCTGGCGGCAGTGGCGGTGCCGGTGATGGTCATCGCCGGTAGCCACGACCCGGCTACTCCGGCGGTGTTTGAGCAGTTTCGCACCTTTCCCTGGTACACCACCGAGCAGCGATCGCTGGCGCTGATCGAAGGGCAGGCCCACGTGGATCTGTCGGCCCTCGACGCCGGTCTCTCCCACCTGCTGACCACCCTGCCCGGTCTCACCCTGGCCGAGCCCGAAGTCGTCGATCGCTACCTGAATGCCCTGGGACTGGCCTTTGTTGGTCGCTACGTGGCCCGCCGCCCGGAGTACAGCCTCTACCTGCGATCGGGCTATGCCGCCTACCTCAGCCAGAGCGAGCCCTTTCAGCTGTTTATGGTCAATGCGGGGCTTGACGTTGAACGGGGGCTGGTAGAACCGCTGGAAAACTTCCTGGAACCCCTAGGCCTACCTAACCTGCAGCCCGGTGGGTAGCCTTGGGCGGGTTGGCGGAAAACTCCTGCCCCTTCAGCTATCCCTGATGTCGAACAGGCTCTACCGCAACCCATAGGCCATTGTCGTTGCGGTGCTGCCCCACCATCACGCCCTGAACCCCTACCTGGGCGCGGTCTAACGTGCGCGTAGGGTGGGCCGGGTTAGCTGGCCGCAGCGTGATCTGGGTGTCGCCTTCACCGTAGTAAACATGCTTGAGGGTGGTGCCTTCCCCTGCGATCCAGATCACGCCAATCCGGCCTGGGCGAATGGCCCAGAGGTCCTCTGTGGGGTGAATGACTACAATATCACCGTCATAAATTTGGGCGTTTGCCATGCTGTCACCACGGACTGAGAGAGCGTAATCACTCGGTTTATAGCGGTTGCCGTCCAGACGCACCTGCTCAAAATATCGTTCGGGGTGCTCGGTGAGATAGCCGGCCTGAATGATTCCCTTCAGGGGAAGCTCGCCGTATAGCAGGCGAATGGCCCGTGCTAAACCCTGCTGCCTGTCAATAAATCCCTTCTGCTGCAACCTGTCCAGCAAATCTTGCACAAAGGAGCTAGACGATTCTTGCAACATCGTTTTCATCTCTCGAATTGTGGGGGCATAGCCGTGTAGATGAATCCATTGCCTCAGGCCATCGTATAGGCGGCGTTCAGACGGTAAAAGAACCATGGGTTTAACTAATACATTTGTATTAATTTACCACTCAGTAGGCGATGTATCAATAGGTTCATCTGTACGGAGAACTCGTGGCGGCCATACAACAAAAGCCCGGCTGACCAGTTCAGCCGGGCCTGAGTCGTTGAACAATTGGCGTTACTTGGCCAATGCCTTGAGCGATTGGCTGCCGAGGTCGAAGGCGGTATTGAGAGACAGGATGTTGTCGCTGACGCCCTCCAGTTGATCGCGCAGGTTGTCGGCATCGATCTGTCCGGCGCTGGTGGCCAGGTCGCTCAGGGTGGCGGCGATCGCCTTGTAGGTGTCCTCGTTCTGGCTGAGCTGGGTGTGCAGGTCGCCCTTGACCCGCTGGAGCAGGTCTTCGATCGCCCCCTGCAGCCGCTGCTCAAAGGCTTCGCTGTCGGTAGCCAGATCGCTGAAAGAAGCGGCCAGATCGCCCAGGGAGGCCTCCGACTGATTGACGCTGGTGAGGAGAGCGGCGCGATCGCTCACTTTCACGTCGGGGTCCGCGGCTTTCTCCAAATCTTCGGCCAGGCCATTGACCAGCTTCTGGGCTTTCTTCAGGGAGTTGCCGTAGGTATCCTGCGACTCCTTGGCGTAGTCCTTCAGCACCGAGGACAGGTAGCTCTGGCCCGCCGAGGCCAGGTCGTCCCCCAGGGTGCTGGCCTGGGCCTCGCCGCCCCAGACCGTCAGGGTCAAGAGCAACAGCACCGTCAAGCAGCCGCTCACCAGACGCTGGAGGACTTTGAAGTAGGTATCCATGCGGTTTGTGTCCATACAGTTTCCAAGGGGGCTAAATTTCGGCGATCGCCCGTTCGACCAGGCGGCGGGCCAGGGTCTGGGTGCCGGTGTGCTCGTAGTACTTCACCGACATGTCGAGGAATGCGCCCAGGTAGTCGAGCTTGCTCTTGGAGCCCTCAATGAAGCCGCCCAGGTTGTCGACCAGGCCGCTCTGGGTGATGTTGTGGTCGCGGACAAAGCGATCCATCCAGCCCTTGGTGGACTCAAAGCTCTCGGTCATGAAGGCGAGCTTGGCCCTGTCGTTGCCGCCGGGAATTTCGTCCTTAACCCCCTTAAAGGTCTGGTTGCCGTCCAGGTCGGCTGGCCCCATGCCCTTGATAGCGTTGAGCGCCTTGGTGGAAAAGTCGGCCCCCAGGGGAATAATGCCGTCGAAGCTGACCAGGGCCGCCATCCGAATCAGCGACTCGCTGCTGTAGTCACCCAGGGCGGACAGAAAGTCCCCCAGGCTGTCGCCGGGGATGCCGCTGATTTTGCAGAAGGCGACCACCTCGGCCACCAGCTTCACCACCAGGTCGATGGTCTGCGCTTTTTCGGGCTTGGGGGAGAGGTTCTTGAGAAAGCCCAAAAAGGTATCCTGGCCGATGCGGTTGGCCAGCGCCGCCGCCCCCAGCAGCCCCGAGGCGGAATCAACGGTTTCGTAGAGCCAGAGGGCGCTCTGGTAGCCCTGCTTTTTGTCGTTGAACAGGGCGATCGCCCGTTCGCCAATCGCCTGCACCATGGCCTCGTCGGTTTCGCCGGTCACGGTTTTGATCGTGTTGTCAAAGCCGACCAGGTTGTTCCACTGACCGGGCACAAAGGTGTCGAGGGTTTTCAGTGCCCGCACGGTCAGGCCCCCAGTGGGGAGCTTGTCCACAATTTCGTAGATTTTTTTGCTCACAACTTACTCCTTAGGTCTGCCCTTATTGTGCTGTGGATGTCATCACTGCCTGGGACTGCCGCCTAGGAGGCGGGCTGGAGACTGGGCGACAGGCCCGGAAGCTGCACCCTGGGCAGCTTAAAGCCGGGTTGAGCCCCTGCCGGAGCCGGTTCGGGAGTAACCGGGGGGGCAGCGGCGCTGGGCGTCTTGGGCAGGGTCTTGGTGGGCTTAGTCGCCGGGGTAATCGCTCCCTTGAGCTGGGCCAGCCCCTGAAGATCAAACTTTTGCAGCCAGGCCACCCGGTCTGCCTTGGTAAAGGAGGGGTCGCGGGAGAGCACCTTGACCTGGTAGCGACCATTTACCAGGACGCCGGTGGCGGTGCTGCCCTGATCCACCGCGGGAAACCCATTGACCGATTCCGCAGCGGCGCTGTACTTCTCGGCGGACCCTGGAATGCCGGTGGTGTCGCTAATGGTGAGCATGGCCAGGGTTTTGCCGCCCTGTTCCAGCTTGTACTCGGCGAACCCCTTCTTCTCCTGGTAGGGAATGACGCTGTAGTTACCCTGATCGCCGGGGAAAAACTGGTTGAAGGTGCCCCCCTTTTCCGCCTTTTTGTCCACCGCCGCCGGAGCCCTGAAACCCGTGGTGTCTTTTTGCACCTGGTCGTATTTGGACGGGGCGGATGAACAGGCGGTAACCAGCAGCACCAGGCACACCATCAGGGGGGCCAACCGACGCAACCAGCGGGTAAAACTCATAACACTCTCCTCCAAAGGCAATGTCGTGGGCGAACTCATCGATAAAATCGGCCACAGGGTGTCCCATGGCCAGCTTCAGGGACTATTCTCGACCGTGGCATAGAAACATAAGGCTTCGGTAAGCAAAAATTATCTTTGGCAAGAAGGTATTTGGGGGGAAGGGGAAGGGCGGACGGTGCACAGTGCACGGCTTGACCCAGGGGGTGAATTCTGGCTGCTCGAGGTTTCTGCCTACCTCCCTTGAGGGATGGTAGGCCAGGGCTTTTCCCCAGGGGCAGCAAGCCTAAAGCCCCAAAGCGACTTTGAAACGGGCCAGGGTAGCGGCTTCGGCGGTGCTGATCTTGCTGCGGCCCAGGCCAAACAGCCCTTCCCCGGCGGCTGCAGCCACGGCCACACCGCAGTCGTAGATGAACTGCTTGTACTCAGCGATTTCGGCCTCGCTAGCCTTACCTGCCACCGCGGTCAGAGCGGCGGCAATATCGGCGATCGCGTGGTCAACCATGGCCCCCGACTGCACGTCCTCGGGCTTAATGTCGGGCTTCTCGAGTTTGGCCTCGTCGCGCTTGAGTGCCGCCTCGGAAAAGGCGGCCTGAATAATGGCATTGGCGGGGTATTTTTCGGCGGCTGCGGCAATTTGCTTCGACATGGCGGCCGCCTCCATCGCCGTAGACACAATACCGATGTCCACGAGGGCCACCGATAGCCCGACCATCATGGGGGCTTTGACCACGGCCTGAAGCTCGGCGGGAGTGTAGTTGCTCATGGCTGACTCACAAGAGGGCATTGATTGCATGAATAGCGTAAGCAACAACGATAAGAAACCCCTAAGACGGCGGATTTGCCCAAGGCGACCCTAGGGATTGCAGTAGGGGCACTGGCTGGGATCGGCGGTGAGGGGAGCATCGGGGGCGGGGGCGGTTTGCTGAAGCTGGCAGTGCTGGCACTGGTACAGCACCGAAAGGGTGAGCAGGGTGGGGGTGCCGCACAGGCCGCAGGGTCGTCCGGGAAACCGTTTGACCACGGCAAAGCCGGGGTAGTGACAGGTGGGGCAGGTCTGGGCGATCGCGCGCAGCAGATCGTCGGTCGCCTGGGCGATCGCCTGCATGCGGGTGGGGTTGTAGAGGGCGCGCATGTCGGTTTCGAGGTGGGCGGTGGGCGACTGGTCCAGGGCCTGCTCGACGGCGGCCACCAGCTCGGCAACACTGGTAATCCCCTTGGCCACAATGATGCCGGCCGGCTCGGTTTTGACCACCAGGCCGTGGCTGGGAAAGCTGACCGCCTCGGCAAAGGTGAGGGCTTCGGCGGGGCTGCGGACGGTCTGGTGGCGGTAGTTGGTGGTAGTGGTCAGCGCTTCGCCGACAATTTCCAGCTGGTGCTCGCGATCGCACAGCAGCACCAGCTCGCGATCGCAGGGCACAAAGGGAATTTGCGGGTGCGGCCCAAAGCTGCCCTCACTGGCGATGGCGAGGGTCTCGCCCGTGTGTCGCAGGGCGGCCTCGGCCTTGAGCCGGGCGGTGTTGAGCTGATCGGCAGGGCGCTGAATGTCGTTGGTAAAGGTGCCAAAGGCGTCGGTGTTAAACCCAGAGGGTACGCTGACCCTGACCCCCAGGTGGGTTTCGAGCCGGGGCGCGATCGCCTGCTCCTTGCGGTGCATGGTGGCCAACACCGCCACCCGTCCAGCAAATAGGTCCAGCTCAGCCACGGCTATTGCCCTCCTCCTCAGCACAATTTAAGTCTCGAACCGCGTTAGCCGCCACCCAACAACGCCACCCAGCGCCGGGTTCACCAGCCCTGGCCCTGGAGATTCAGGCCTCCCCTGAGCGAATCAATCCCTGTTCCCCGCTTAACCGAGATAATAGGGGAAGCCCCCTGTCCGCAATCCTGGTATCGGCATTATGTATCAAACCGACCCGCCGCAGCCGGCCAAAGCCACCCTGCCCACCATGTACGACCTCCCCAGCGAGCACCCGGAGGACCCTGGTTTGCCCGATGAGTTTCACCTGCTCCAGCCGGAGCTATTGCGGTTGACCTTCCGTCCCCCGACCTACGCCGCCGACCACGTCTTTTCGGCCAGCGACCTCAACCTCTATTACGACGCCAGCCACGTGCAGTGGTACAAGCGCCCTGACTGGTTTGGCGTGCTGGGGGTGCCTCGCCTCTACGAAGAACGGGACCTGCGCCTGAGCTACGTCACCTGGCAGGAAGGGGTGACCCCGTTTGTGGTCGTCGAGCTGATCTCACCCGGCACCGAAGCCGAAGACCTGGGCCGCACCCTGCGCGACGCCAGCAAACCACCCAACAAGTGGACCGTCTATGAGCAAATTTTGAGAATTCCCTACTACATCGTCTTTAACCGCTACACTGACGAGCTACAGGCCTTCGGGTTGATGATGACCCGCTACCAGCCGATTCCCCTGGAGGGGCTGGGGGTATGGTTTGAGGACGCTGAGCTGGGCCTGGGCCTCTGGGAAGGAACCTACCAGGGCATCCACCGTCTCTGGTTGCGCTGGTATAATCGCGACCAGCAGTGGGTTCTCACTCCCGCCGAGCAGGAAGCCCAGCGGGCGGAGCAGGAAGCCCAGCGGGCCGAGCGTCTAGCGGCGCAGCTGAGGGCCCTGGGGGTGGAGCCAGACGCCTAGTTCCCCAGGGGGCGGAGCGCAGTTGTTATCTAAGGGATAAGCCGTGGTCAAAATCGTCAGTCGTCAATCGCTGGGTGTGCAGCCCGTCTACGACATTGGGGTGGCCCGCGACCACAACTTTTTGCTGGCCGACGGTCCGGTGGCCGCCAACTGCTTTAACAAGTCCCACTCCACCGCCTACGGGTTTGTCACCTTTCAGACCGCCTACCTGAAGGCCAACTACCCCGTGGAGTACATGGCGGCGCTGCTGACCTCCAACAGCGGCGACCAGGACAAGGTGCAGATGCACATCGCCAACTGCATCGCCATGGGCATTGAGGTGCTGCCCCCCGATATCAACCGATCGCTGGTCGATTTCACCCCCGAGGGCAAGAGCATTTTGTTTGGCCTCTCGGCGGTTCGCAACGTGGGTCTGGGGGCGATCGAGTGCATTCTCAGGCACCGCGAAGAGGAGGGGCCGTTTAAGTCGCTGGCGGAGCTTTGCGATCGCGTCGATCTGCACGCCGTCAACCGCCGCGCCCTGGAATCGCTGATTCTCAGTGGAGCCCTCGACCCCATCGACCCCAACCGCAACCAGCTGATGCAGGATCTGCCCCTGGTGATCGAGTGGGCCCAGGGGCGGGCCAAGGATCGCGAGATTGGCCAGGGCAACCTGTTCGACATGATGCTGGGCGGTGGCGACAGTCAGGCCGCATCCCCCACAGCGGGTTACGAAACCGCGCCCAAAGCGCCTCCGGTGGCCGATTTTGAGGCCCAGGAAAAGCTGCGCCAGGAAAAAGAACTGCTGGGCTTCTACATCTCTGACCACCCGCTCAAGTCGGTACAGCGACAGGCGCGGGTGCTGGCCCCCATCAACCTGGCGGAGCTGCACGAGCAGCCCGACAACGTCACCCTGAGCGCGATCGTGATTCTGGCCAGCGTCAAGCCGGTGGTGACCAAGAAGGGCGACCGAATGGCGATCGTGCAGCTCGAAGATTTGACGGGGCAGTCCGAGGCGGTGGTCTTCCCCAAATCCTTTGAGCGCATCGGTCAGCACATTGCCGCCGACCGGCGGCTGATGATCTGGGGCAAGGTCGATCGCCGCGACGATCGCGTCCAGTTCATCATCGACGACGCCGAACCCGTCGAAGACGTGCGGATGGTGATGGTGGAGCTAGACCCGCGCCTGGCGGGCGACATCGAGCAGCAGCACCGCCTTCGCAACGTGATTCGCAACAACCAGGGCGACGACCCCAAGTACGCGCGGGTGCCGGTGATTGCGGTAATTGGGGCCAACCAGCAGCGCCAGTTTGTGCGGCTGGGGGCGCAGTTTCGGGTCAAAGACCCCGAGGCAGCCGTAGCGGCCCTGATGAGCGCCAACTTTCAGGCCCGGGCCACGCCCTTAATCAGCGCCTGAGGTAAGTGGGTAGTGACTAAACCTGGGACGGGCAAAGGGCGAAGCCCGTACCCATCAACCTGATCACAGGCGCTAGGCGCTGGTCAGCTCCGTCCAGTAGCGATCGAACAGCTCAGCCGTGGCGGCATCCAGGGGGGCAATGCCCTCGCAGTTCGCCAGCACCGACTCGGGCGGGAACAGGGTTTCGCTCTCTTGCAGTTCGGGGGGCAGCAGGGCAAAAGCCGTTTGGCTGGGGGTGGCAAAGCGCAGTCGTTCCACCGCGTGGGCCGCATTTTCGGGCTCCAGCATGAAGTTGAGCCAGGCGTAGGCCGCCTCTGGGTGGGGCGCATCCCTGGGAATCACCATCGTATCGGTCCACAGGGAGCTGCCCGAGGCGGGGATGACGTAGCGCAGGTTGGGGTGCTCGGCGGGCAGAACATTGCCCAGGTGCGAGTAGGTCATGCAGAGGCTCAGATCCCCCGTGACCAGCTGGTCTTCCCAGCCAAAGCTAAGAAACTGCGCGATCGCAGGCTTCAGCGCCCGCAGCCGCTCAAAGGCCGCCCCGATCTGCTGGGGCTCGGTGGC contains:
- a CDS encoding alpha/beta hydrolase, coding for MAGQRVRGRALVLGGLSLGAMLLAGLPVQAAEAIFFRYGPVERSVQTRSLETLIESGQLTDDLAFYVNLVGLSEVEVEQLRQNLDRPLEVDGVLLSRFLYTSLGEELLEQVGSILRTRVGDNGKLSLRAALIQAATSPEGLSAINVVRSLPTDMQINVQDAMAVANAVDRIVLATTDSVTQMGALTAQRTAQEQPIDYARLADLTAPGSARVQIQRFNLTDTQRQRQLYMDVVRPRQWRGQAPVMVFSHGLSASPESRHRWASHLASHGIVVVLPQHPGSDTRQVAEFQAGLSSDVFDLQEFIHRPLDISFVLDQLEQLNATEFEGRLNLEQVGVGGHSLGGYTALAVAGAEISFDHLESACNRSLIHLNISLLLQCQALDLPRQPYRFRDPRINSVLLVNPVNSSVFGPEGLAAVAVPVMVIAGSHDPATPAVFEQFRTFPWYTTEQRSLALIEGQAHVDLSALDAGLSHLLTTLPGLTLAEPEVVDRYLNALGLAFVGRYVARRPEYSLYLRSGYAAYLSQSEPFQLFMVNAGLDVERGLVEPLENFLEPLGLPNLQPGG
- a CDS encoding LexA family protein, coding for MVLLPSERRLYDGLRQWIHLHGYAPTIREMKTMLQESSSSFVQDLLDRLQQKGFIDRQQGLARAIRLLYGELPLKGIIQAGYLTEHPERYFEQVRLDGNRYKPSDYALSVRGDSMANAQIYDGDIVVIHPTEDLWAIRPGRIGVIWIAGEGTTLKHVYYGEGDTQITLRPANPAHPTRTLDRAQVGVQGVMVGQHRNDNGLWVAVEPVRHQG
- a CDS encoding DUF6671 family protein is translated as MAELDLFAGRVAVLATMHRKEQAIAPRLETHLGVRVSVPSGFNTDAFGTFTNDIQRPADQLNTARLKAEAALRHTGETLAIASEGSFGPHPQIPFVPCDRELVLLCDREHQLEIVGEALTTTTNYRHQTVRSPAEALTFAEAVSFPSHGLVVKTEPAGIIVAKGITSVAELVAAVEQALDQSPTAHLETDMRALYNPTRMQAIAQATDDLLRAIAQTCPTCHYPGFAVVKRFPGRPCGLCGTPTLLTLSVLYQCQHCQLQQTAPAPDAPLTADPSQCPYCNP
- a CDS encoding Uma2 family endonuclease; this translates as MYQTDPPQPAKATLPTMYDLPSEHPEDPGLPDEFHLLQPELLRLTFRPPTYAADHVFSASDLNLYYDASHVQWYKRPDWFGVLGVPRLYEERDLRLSYVTWQEGVTPFVVVELISPGTEAEDLGRTLRDASKPPNKWTVYEQILRIPYYIVFNRYTDELQAFGLMMTRYQPIPLEGLGVWFEDAELGLGLWEGTYQGIHRLWLRWYNRDQQWVLTPAEQEAQRAEQEAQRAERLAAQLRALGVEPDA
- a CDS encoding OB-fold nucleic acid binding domain-containing protein, with product MVKIVSRQSLGVQPVYDIGVARDHNFLLADGPVAANCFNKSHSTAYGFVTFQTAYLKANYPVEYMAALLTSNSGDQDKVQMHIANCIAMGIEVLPPDINRSLVDFTPEGKSILFGLSAVRNVGLGAIECILRHREEEGPFKSLAELCDRVDLHAVNRRALESLILSGALDPIDPNRNQLMQDLPLVIEWAQGRAKDREIGQGNLFDMMLGGGDSQAASPTAGYETAPKAPPVADFEAQEKLRQEKELLGFYISDHPLKSVQRQARVLAPINLAELHEQPDNVTLSAIVILASVKPVVTKKGDRMAIVQLEDLTGQSEAVVFPKSFERIGQHIAADRRLMIWGKVDRRDDRVQFIIDDAEPVEDVRMVMVELDPRLAGDIEQQHRLRNVIRNNQGDDPKYARVPVIAVIGANQQRQFVRLGAQFRVKDPEAAVAALMSANFQARATPLISA